A genomic region of Methylobacterium durans contains the following coding sequences:
- a CDS encoding histidine kinase, with protein sequence MSAVAGANARASVYGVQVLIAGRQKQWRDEIAGQIRRAGYSATACDCGVDALTVLALGLPVDVLVADISLTGELCCSQLALEARALRPGLRIVLASEVADADLTAAELMPDALLVARHLRDGSVASTVREALANRN encoded by the coding sequence ATGAGCGCCGTTGCCGGGGCGAATGCCAGGGCGAGCGTCTACGGTGTCCAGGTTCTCATTGCCGGCCGTCAGAAGCAGTGGCGCGACGAGATCGCGGGGCAGATCCGGCGGGCCGGCTACAGCGCCACGGCCTGCGATTGCGGGGTCGACGCCCTCACCGTGCTGGCCCTCGGGCTCCCGGTCGACGTGCTCGTCGCCGATATCTCGCTGACCGGCGAGCTCTGCTGCTCGCAATTGGCGCTCGAGGCGCGGGCGCTGCGGCCCGGACTTCGCATCGTGCTGGCGAGCGAGGTCGCGGACGCGGATCTGACGGCGGCCGAGCTGATGCCGGACGCCCTCCTTGTCGCCCGTCACCTGCGCGACGGCTCGGTGGCAAGCACGGTCCGCGAGGCGCTGGCGAACCGGAACTGA
- the argJ gene encoding bifunctional glutamate N-acetyltransferase/amino-acid acetyltransferase ArgJ — MSSAKSPPVSPLAPESVPALPPVPGVRLATAQAGIRYSGRTDVLYVGLEPGTRAAGVFTRSKCPSAPVDWCRDALRGESARALVVNSGNANAFTGLKGREAVALTARIAAAAAGCPEDAIFIASTGVIGEPLDASKFEGVLADCAARAEDGPEAWDAAARAIMTTDTFPKLATRTAEIAGTRVTLNGIAKGAGMIAPDMATMLSFVFTDASLPQPVLQALLTEGTDKSFNCVTVDGDTSTSDTLLLFATGLAGNSGIADAGDPRLAGFRAALDDLLIELAQLVARDGEGARKFVTVEVGGAESDASARRIALSIANSPLVKTAVAGEDANWGRVVMAVGKAGEPADRDRLAIWFGDVRVAVAGARDPAYSEAAASAVMREAAVTVRVDLGLGEGRARVWTCDLTKGYIEINGDYRS; from the coding sequence ATGTCGTCCGCCAAGTCGCCACCCGTATCGCCCCTCGCCCCCGAATCGGTGCCTGCGCTGCCGCCCGTTCCCGGTGTCCGGCTCGCCACCGCGCAGGCGGGCATCCGCTATTCCGGGCGCACCGACGTGCTGTATGTCGGCCTCGAGCCCGGCACCCGGGCGGCGGGCGTCTTCACGCGCTCGAAATGTCCCTCCGCTCCGGTCGACTGGTGCCGCGACGCGCTGCGCGGGGAATCGGCCCGGGCCCTCGTCGTCAACTCGGGCAACGCCAACGCCTTCACCGGCCTGAAGGGCCGCGAGGCCGTGGCGCTCACGGCCCGGATCGCGGCCGCTGCCGCCGGCTGCCCGGAGGACGCGATCTTCATCGCCTCGACGGGGGTGATCGGCGAGCCCCTCGACGCCAGCAAGTTCGAGGGCGTGCTGGCCGATTGCGCGGCCCGCGCCGAGGACGGCCCGGAGGCGTGGGATGCGGCCGCCCGCGCCATCATGACCACTGACACGTTCCCGAAGCTCGCGACCCGCACGGCCGAGATCGCGGGCACGCGGGTCACGCTCAACGGCATCGCCAAGGGCGCGGGCATGATCGCCCCCGACATGGCGACGATGCTCTCCTTCGTGTTCACGGATGCGAGCCTGCCCCAGCCCGTACTGCAGGCGCTGCTGACGGAGGGGACGGACAAGAGCTTCAACTGCGTGACGGTCGACGGCGACACCTCGACCTCCGACACCCTGCTGCTGTTCGCGACGGGTCTGGCCGGCAATTCCGGGATCGCGGATGCGGGCGACCCGCGCCTCGCCGGTTTCCGCGCGGCGCTCGACGACCTCCTGATCGAGCTCGCCCAGCTCGTGGCCAGGGACGGGGAGGGGGCGCGCAAGTTCGTCACCGTCGAGGTCGGCGGCGCCGAGAGCGACGCCTCGGCCCGGCGCATCGCGCTCTCCATCGCCAATTCGCCGCTCGTCAAGACCGCGGTGGCGGGCGAGGACGCGAATTGGGGCCGCGTGGTGATGGCGGTGGGCAAGGCGGGCGAGCCCGCCGACCGGGACCGCCTCGCGATCTGGTTCGGCGATGTGCGGGTGGCGGTCGCCGGTGCCCGCGATCCGGCCTACAGCGAGGCGGCGGCGAGCGCCGTCATGCGCGAGGCCGCCGTCACGGTTCGGGTCGATCTCGGCCTGGGGGAGGGCCGGGCCCGTGTCTGGACCTGCGATCTGACCAAGGGCTACATCGAGATCAACGGGGATTACCGCTCATGA
- a CDS encoding SIMPL domain-containing protein: protein MRALPLAALGLLALGLAAPLRAEEGGVGDGLISVIGRARTETAPDFASVEIGVEVRGATPAAALDGTSEAARRIVALASEFGVPESDIGTTAVTLQPVTRTMRQPDGTVTEKPDGYRAANQVRLRLADMGRLGDLMRRALEAGANRIDGVAFGLKDPEAAEAAVRIAAMKDAGAQAARLAEAAGVRLGRVVSIQAPPRASVPPPILMAAAAPMRAKGRGGVAVPLVAGTIEASAEVAATFAILP, encoded by the coding sequence ATGAGGGCGCTTCCCCTCGCGGCCCTCGGCCTCCTCGCCCTCGGTCTCGCGGCACCCCTGCGCGCCGAAGAGGGCGGCGTCGGCGACGGCCTGATCAGCGTGATCGGCCGGGCGCGCACCGAGACGGCGCCGGATTTCGCGAGCGTTGAGATCGGCGTCGAGGTGCGGGGCGCGACGCCGGCCGCGGCGCTCGACGGCACCAGCGAGGCGGCGCGGCGGATCGTGGCGCTCGCGTCCGAATTCGGGGTGCCCGAGAGCGACATCGGCACCACCGCCGTCACGCTCCAGCCCGTCACCCGCACGATGCGCCAGCCGGACGGCACCGTCACCGAGAAGCCGGACGGCTACCGGGCCGCGAATCAGGTGCGCCTGCGGCTTGCCGACATGGGCCGCCTCGGCGACCTGATGCGGCGGGCACTGGAGGCGGGAGCCAACCGCATCGACGGTGTCGCCTTCGGCCTCAAGGACCCGGAGGCGGCGGAGGCCGCGGTGCGGATCGCCGCCATGAAGGACGCGGGCGCACAGGCCGCCCGGCTCGCCGAGGCGGCGGGAGTGAGGCTCGGCCGCGTGGTTTCGATTCAGGCGCCCCCCCGCGCGAGCGTTCCGCCCCCGATCCTGATGGCCGCGGCCGCGCCGATGCGGGCGAAGGGCCGCGGCGGCGTCGCGGTGCCGCTCGTCGCCGGCACCATCGAGGCGAGTGCCGAGGTCGCCGCCACCTTCGCGATCCTGCCGTGA
- a CDS encoding (deoxy)nucleoside triphosphate pyrophosphohydrolase, translated as MTESAGVRLLLVVAVALVDADGRVLLAQRPPGKQLAGLWEFPGGKVEPGERPEATLIRELAEELGITVEEPCLAPLTFASHAYPDFHLLMPLYVCRRWEGTPRSLEGQALRWVRPRALRDLPMPPADAPLIPFLIDLLGP; from the coding sequence GTGACCGAGTCCGCGGGCGTGCGGCTCCTCCTCGTCGTCGCCGTCGCGCTCGTCGACGCCGACGGGCGGGTTCTCCTCGCCCAGCGCCCGCCGGGCAAGCAGCTCGCGGGACTGTGGGAGTTTCCCGGCGGCAAGGTCGAGCCCGGCGAGCGCCCCGAGGCGACCCTGATCCGCGAACTGGCGGAGGAACTCGGCATCACGGTGGAGGAGCCGTGCCTCGCGCCGCTCACCTTCGCGAGCCACGCCTACCCGGACTTCCATCTCCTGATGCCCCTCTACGTCTGCCGCCGCTGGGAGGGCACGCCCCGCTCGCTCGAAGGGCAGGCCCTGCGCTGGGTGCGTCCGCGCGCTCTGCGCGATCTGCCGATGCCGCCGGCCGACGCGCCGCTGATCCCGTTCCTGATCGATCTGCTCGGGCCTTAG
- a CDS encoding epimerase translates to MRLILFGATGMIGQGVLRESLRDARVDSVLSISRRPSGRIHPKFREIVRADPGDLSGLEAELKGRDACLFCLGISSVGLREAQYAAVTEQLTLRVATALAGLDPGMTFVYVSAAGSDASERGRVMWARVRGRTENALFRLPFKRVYAVRPAGIRPRHGIRSRTPYVDAFYRLLAPALPVIQRALPSVLTDTDELARAMLRLAREGGMVRVIEARDIPGLGRTEP, encoded by the coding sequence ATGAGACTGATCCTGTTCGGCGCGACCGGCATGATCGGCCAGGGGGTGCTGCGCGAATCGCTCCGCGACGCGCGTGTCGATTCCGTTCTGTCGATCTCCCGAAGGCCCTCCGGACGGATCCACCCGAAGTTCCGCGAGATCGTGCGTGCGGATCCCGGCGACCTGTCGGGCCTTGAGGCGGAGCTGAAGGGGCGCGACGCCTGCCTGTTCTGTCTCGGCATCTCGTCGGTGGGATTGCGCGAGGCGCAATATGCCGCCGTGACGGAGCAGCTCACCCTGCGCGTGGCGACCGCCCTCGCCGGGCTCGATCCCGGCATGACCTTCGTCTACGTCTCGGCCGCCGGCAGCGACGCGAGCGAGCGTGGCCGGGTGATGTGGGCCCGCGTGCGTGGGCGGACCGAGAATGCCCTGTTCCGGCTGCCCTTCAAGCGCGTCTACGCGGTGCGGCCGGCCGGGATCCGTCCGCGCCACGGCATCCGCTCGCGCACGCCCTACGTCGACGCGTTCTATCGCCTGCTCGCGCCCGCCCTGCCGGTGATCCAGCGCGCGCTGCCCTCCGTCCTCACCGACACCGACGAGCTCGCCCGCGCCATGCTCCGGCTGGCGCGGGAGGGCGGCATGGTCCGGGTCATCGAGGCGCGGGACATTCCGGGCCTCGGGCGCACCGAACCCTGA